One Eurosta solidaginis isolate ZX-2024a chromosome 1, ASM4086904v1, whole genome shotgun sequence genomic window, TGCGGCTGCGATGTCACACATAATGTTAGATGCATATAAAAAATTCTTATTACTTTCACTTATATTACATGGAAAGGTTTTGCCAATACCAAAATATTCAACACAAATGATTTCGCGATTTATGAAACCTTCAGCTCAGGCTTATCATGATATAGCAAATACTTATGCTACATCATCTAGTGAAATCTTTATATGTGATAAAAATATGGGTCTAGTTAAGCAGGTTGTGACTTCACtttataagaaaaatatatagCGATTAACCAAAATATTTTTAACGCTGTCCCTTTCCGATGTTGCTAGTAGAGCTAAGCTTGCAGATGCTGCCGAAgcggaaaaatacatatatatttagtatGATCAAATCTGGCGAAATTTAtgcaacaataaataaaaagatggAATGGTTGTTTTCAAAGATGATCCTGAAAAATATAATTCTCCAGAGATGTTTCTTAAAGTTCAAGAAGATATGGCACAAACAATggaattaataaaacaaattaataaaatggaAGAGGAAATTTTACTTAATCCCGTGTATGTTAAAAAAGCTTTAGGAAATCAAGAAGATGAACTAGCGTCTCAGCATCCAAAGTCATTCTCAGGCGATCCTACGGATTGATGATATCACATAAGTAAATACTTTCCCACcccctttttttcaagcaaagcAAATACCGACGGTATCTATTTCATCTGATCCATGCTCAAATGCATTTCTTCTGTATTCAACAAAGAGTTTGTCTGCTTTGCCGCCTGTAAAGGTTTATTAAAGgattgtttttaaattcaaaaaaaaaaaatgtatatggttATACGTTATTTGTTGCGTGATAATGATTATCGGATTGCACTGCGTTCTTCATTTTTGGGATTCATCGAGGCTATTAGCATATTAGTTTTTATATTCGCTCCAAGTGTGCTAAAGCAATTTGgtgtttatagttttttttttttttttatggcagTTTCTCATTATTCAGAATTTCTTGCTATAGCGTGGTGTAATCCAAGTAGCCTATCAGTCGACTCTTTCATTCTAAATCATTCGATACACTACGCTTTAGCGGCAGTAGCTAATTGGATTGAATTTGGATTGGAGGTGTGGCTGCTGCTAAGTTTCAAAGATTTTTATTACATTTGGCTAACTGGCGTGGTGCTTTGTATAGTGGGTGAGATAATGCGAAAAGTAACGATGATTACAGCGCGAAATAGTTTCACGCATTTGGTGCAATATGAAAAGTCTTATCATCATAAACTGATAACACATGCCATTTATGCTTATATGCGGCACCCATCTTATGTAGGATGGTTTTGGTGGTCGGTTGGCACACAAATAATTTTACTTTATCGTTTAGTGAATGATACATATATGGTCGGGAGGTCGATCAGTCAAAATTTATCTGCGCTCAGCAGTATTGATTAGTGCTGGCACTTCAATGATAAGATACACCTCACCGAGCTTGGCGTTTGTTAGCACAGGCATTGTACCATGCGTTGCTGGTATGGCCATAATATGCGGTCGCTATGTACGCAACATTGCACGGAACCTACTGAACAAATTCACTGATATATCGAAGTCAGCTGAGGAACGTTTAGGCAATGTAAAAATTGTCGAAAGGATCTTGCAAGGAACATGAAGAGAGCAAAGCTTATGGCGCACTACTTACAGATGCGTTGAATCTTGGCTATAAAGAAGTCCAAGCGCATTCAATATTCTTTGGTTTGACTGGGTTTTATGGTAATGTGAGAATAATTTCTGTAATCGATTGTGGAGGCACGTTTGTCATATACGATGCGCCCAGTGTTGGTGCATTGACTTCTTTCATATTAGACGCTGGTTATTCAGCGATATCCATAAATGATTTATCCAACTTTTATACTGAACTCAATAAGGGCGTGGGAGCAGCGCAACGTGGTTGGAGAATACTCGACCGGTAATGTGCAATTCCACTACACATTGGtatattgtcaaaaaaaaaaggcCACCGTGTGGCAAGATGACCTTTGAAAACGTACGATTTAGTTTTCCGGCGCGTGCATTTCACGCTTCAACCGGATGAGTCCACAGCGGTGGTCGGACGAAGTGCTTCGggaacaaaaacaatttctatattAGGACTACGTTTATATGATCCACTGTAAGGTTGGATGATATCGATCTGCGAGAGTTAAGTCCAGTTTGATTACGTAGTTTTATATGGGCTGTAAACCAGGAACCAACCCTGTTTTCGGGCAATCCTGAAGAATGGAAATTGGTTGTGGAGCTTTAATTTTGAAAGGTAATTAAAAACGAGCATCGCTCGAATTTGCATTTGTATTTCGAAAAATGTAAGCTTCGGTGCAGCTGCTCAACTTCCATGAATATTGTATCTGAATGGTGTGCAAGATTTATAACAGGCGTAACTCTTTAGGCAATACGCGCATACGTCAAATGAAAGCCAAACATTGAGAAGGAATGAAACAGGTCGGCCGCCATCGGCTGGCGCGGGGACATGATCTCTCTGGTGAAAGGCACAGTACATGAAGAACGTTGGACCGAAGATGGACTTGATGATAACAAATGAAGGGTAAGTTGCACTAATGGGGTACCTAAAATTGTATGGATTTCGTACGGGCTAGGTTTTGTTCTCCATTTCATCTACTGAACCCCACAATTAGCAATACCCTGTTCTAtgataatttaataaatataacTGTGTAAGCTGTGCGTACAAGTGTATTTAAAACAAGTATTATTTAAAGAATCATGGTTTCTTGCTACATAGAAGTACAACTCTACGTCACAAAAACTCGAAAGTATTTGAATTGCAAATCGATATGATATAGGTCTAAACGAATCTTGGATTAATTTAGACCTCTACGATATCAGCCTTAGACCTTTTCGATGTTCGTTCATTTAAGAGATTCGGCTCTTTCGTTATTTTTTTCTGATGGACGAACAAGTTCAGACCGAAACGAACCTACTCTACCTCCTACCCACTTTCTGTTCGTTTGTGGTGCGGGTTGGAGCCAATGCACTCTATGAACTTAGGATGGGTATCTTTACGTAGTGGGGGTTTAATTCTCTTTGCCCTACACGACGTATATATAAAGATCCCGATAAAAGTTGGAATGCTGTTTTGTTGGTTTACTACCCTTGGTGTTAGAATGGGTATCGTGATTTCGTTTGGTATACACCCCACAGCAGGGGTCAATGATGTTAGTAACTTTGTAGATTATGAAGAGGAAGATCTTCATATTTCAAGCATGGAAAAATATGCAAAGGAGTTTACTGGTGTCTAATTAtgttgtatatttattttgttttatcgaTAAAATCGGAAAGATGAATAGACCCTATTTACCATGGTTTCTTAATCCGATTCACCATGTAAGAGCTAATGCCCACTCGGCAATTTTGAATTTCTATACCTATAAACATAAATGGATTACTCTTCCTGTATACATAGCCTggcaaatttcaaatgatttcatAAGAGAGAATggctgctttaaaaaaaaatttttttttttattggattcTCCAACAACCAATTAAAATTGCGGCCATTCTCCAGTTAGTGTATGCCTAAATTTCAATCTTAGTGAGTAGATTTACATAAATATTATGTATTCGATATAATATTACGAGAATAAAGGTTATCATTTATAAAgagttctgtggcagaccgtgggTCCGCATTAGGGTGCTGGTGTTCTCGCGCgaggtgagcgagtgaatttcgggtttgattttcttttttttttgaaatttaaatatataaatagattCTATGGCAGGGCGGTTCGCCCTTCTGTCCTCGTGTCCTCGTtctgggataacgagtgagttggggtttgattttgaaaattaaaaataagtgtttgGTGGCAGATGgagatctgcattagggtggttgacTGGCCTTGTTTCGGTGAACGAGCGCTGGGGTTTTGGACGTCCCCTTTTCTCGACGGAACCCTTCCGTCTTTCGGTTAGGGCTTCCCCGTCTCCATCACCGCGAGAGCATAAGTTTAGGGGATCGTGTTTACTCACGTGGCGAGCCCGGGGATTCCGCAGTGGCATATTAtgagtttttaaaatttaaaaatagaaagTGTCGAGTGCCTTAGGGAGATTGGAATCTTCAGAGGTGTCCGTTCACGTGATGAGCCCGAGGATTCCGGGGTTGGCACTGAGTGCCCAGGGTGGTTGGGATCCCCGGGAGCCTCACACGTGGAGGCTGGATTACATAGGTTGATTTGGAAATTGTCCACTCACGTGGCGAGCCCGCGGATTCTGCTGATGAATATTAAGTGAATCGGGTGGTTCGGAATCCGTAGTGGGAGCCTCCCACGGTGAGGCCCGGCGTAGGAGTAGCGGAGTGGATAGATTATGTTCTTACGGTGACGAGATGAGTTCGGTGGGAATACCCAACCGAAAGTCTGTGAAGAAGGGGAAGGGGATGGATTCGCGATAGGAAGGCGGAATTTGGAAAGAAGGGCAAAtcgcaatccatctcctccgttggaagaaggatcagtttgaccaaaggtcgtctgacttgacccttctcggttatgaggtcgactacacgaacTCGGTTGTCTTCGCCGgagtgtacgttgacgacttggcctaacctccattcgttgggagataagttgtcctccttgatgacaactagatcatcCACTTTCAGATTTTGTTTTGTGTGTTTCCACTTCACCCGTTTTTGAAGCTCGGAAAGATATTCGGTCTTCCATCGctggcagaaggtttgatggagggccttcagcttctgccatctgtttattataGAGCCCGGGCTTTcgttcacatccggttctggcggcgccagaagatggctgccagttaggaaatgtcctggggttagtggctccagatccgttgggtcttTCCACcctggactgagagggcgcgagttgaagCACGCCTCAATCCttcacaaaagtgtttggaactcctccatagtatatttgtggggagaagagatctttttgaagtggcttttgaaactcttcactcccgcttcccacaggccgcccatatgtggagcggcggcgggaataaaatgcc contains:
- the LOC137238161 gene encoding protein-S-isoprenylcysteine O-methyltransferase-like — protein: MYMVIRYLLRDNDYRIALRSSFLGFIEAISILVFIFAPSVLKQFGVYSFFFFFMAVSHYSEFLAIAWCNPSSLSVDSFILNHSIHYALAAVANWIEFGLEVWLLLSFKDFYYIWLTGVVLCIVGEIMRKVTMITARNSFTHLVQYEKSYHHKLITHAIYAYMRHPSYVGWFWWSVGTQIILLYRLVNDTYMVGRSISQNLSALSSID